One window of Saccharopolyspora phatthalungensis genomic DNA carries:
- the argH gene encoding argininosuccinate lyase, protein MTQQGSEPTKLWGGRFASGPAEAMAALSLSTHFDWRLAPYDIAGSRAHARVLNRAGLLTDEELDRMLAGLDVLAADVAAGAFQPVIDDEDVHTALERGLLDRVGPELGGKLRAGRSRNDQVATLFRMWLRDANRRVVAGVLDVVDALVSQAAKHPGAVLPGRTHLQHAQPVLLAHHLLAHCQALLRDVQRFRDWDARTAYSPYGSGALAGSSLGLDPQAVAAELGFAGAVDNSIDGTASRDFAAEAAFCLAMLGVNLSRIAEEVIIWNTAEFGYVTLDDAWATGSSIMPQKKNPDVAELARGKSGRLIGNLSGLLATLKAQPLAYNRDLQEDKEPVFDSVEQLELLLPAMAGMLGTLTFHTERLAELAPAGFTLATDIAEWLVRQGVPFRVAHEASGECVRTAEARGVGLEDLTDQELAAANPALTPQVREVLTVEGSISSRDAHGGTAPNRVAEQRERVVAGVREHREWSSK, encoded by the coding sequence GTGACGCAGCAAGGCAGCGAGCCCACCAAGCTCTGGGGCGGCCGGTTCGCCTCCGGCCCAGCCGAGGCGATGGCCGCGCTGAGCCTGTCGACCCACTTCGACTGGCGCCTGGCGCCCTACGACATCGCCGGCTCGCGCGCCCACGCCCGCGTGCTCAACCGCGCCGGATTGCTCACCGACGAGGAACTGGACCGGATGCTCGCGGGCCTGGACGTGCTGGCCGCCGACGTGGCGGCGGGCGCCTTCCAGCCGGTGATCGACGACGAAGACGTGCACACCGCCCTCGAACGCGGGCTGCTGGACCGAGTCGGCCCCGAGCTGGGCGGCAAGCTGCGCGCCGGGCGCTCCCGCAACGACCAGGTTGCCACGCTGTTCCGGATGTGGCTGCGCGACGCCAACCGCCGCGTCGTCGCCGGTGTCCTCGACGTCGTCGACGCCCTCGTCTCCCAGGCCGCCAAGCACCCCGGCGCGGTGCTGCCCGGCCGCACCCACCTGCAACACGCGCAACCGGTGCTGCTGGCGCACCACCTCCTCGCGCACTGCCAGGCGCTGCTGCGCGACGTCCAGCGCTTCCGCGACTGGGACGCCCGCACCGCCTACTCGCCCTACGGATCGGGCGCCCTCGCGGGCTCTTCGCTCGGGCTCGACCCGCAGGCCGTCGCCGCCGAACTCGGCTTCGCCGGTGCAGTCGACAACTCCATCGACGGCACCGCCTCGCGCGACTTCGCCGCCGAAGCGGCGTTCTGCCTCGCGATGCTCGGCGTGAACCTCTCGCGGATCGCCGAGGAGGTGATCATCTGGAACACGGCCGAATTCGGCTACGTGACCCTCGACGACGCCTGGGCCACCGGCAGTTCGATCATGCCGCAGAAGAAGAATCCGGATGTCGCCGAGCTGGCTCGCGGCAAGTCCGGGCGGCTCATCGGCAACCTCAGCGGCCTGCTGGCGACGCTGAAGGCGCAACCGCTGGCCTACAACCGGGACCTGCAGGAGGACAAGGAACCGGTCTTCGACTCCGTCGAGCAGCTGGAACTGCTGCTGCCGGCGATGGCGGGCATGCTCGGCACCCTGACTTTCCACACCGAACGACTGGCGGAGCTCGCGCCCGCGGGCTTCACGCTCGCCACCGACATCGCGGAGTGGTTGGTGCGGCAGGGAGTTCCGTTCCGGGTCGCGCACGAGGCGTCGGGGGAATGTGTGCGCACCGCCGAGGCCCGCGGCGTCGGCCTGGAGGATCTGACCGACCAGGAGCTCGCGGCGGCCAATCCGGCGCTCACCCCGCAAGTGCGCGAAGTGCTTACCGTCGAAGGCTCGATCTCCTCGCGCGACGCGCACGGCGGCACGGCCCCGAACCGGGTCGCCGAGCAGCGCGAACGCGTCGTCGCCGGAGTGCGGGAACATCGCGAATGGTCGTCTAAGTGA
- a CDS encoding DNA-3-methyladenine glycosylase has translation MSQVTRDELALDPLWVARRLLGCELRSTSPQGEVCVRLVEVEAYRGLDDPASHCYRGRTERNAVMFGPAGHLYVYFVYGMHFCMNVVCLSDGVPGAVLLRAGEVTTGRELARSRRPAVRKAVQLASGPARLAGVLGITREHNGVDLTDPESPIRLYNGTPVGEDDIRSGPRVGVAAAKDLPWRTWIDGSSAVSSYRRGGRRRIQART, from the coding sequence GTGAGCCAGGTGACACGCGACGAACTCGCCCTTGATCCGCTGTGGGTTGCCCGCCGTCTGCTCGGCTGCGAGCTGAGATCGACTAGCCCCCAGGGTGAGGTCTGCGTGCGGCTGGTCGAGGTGGAGGCATACCGCGGTTTGGACGACCCCGCGTCGCACTGCTATCGCGGACGCACCGAACGCAACGCGGTGATGTTCGGCCCGGCAGGCCACCTCTACGTGTACTTCGTCTACGGGATGCACTTCTGCATGAACGTGGTGTGCCTGAGCGACGGCGTCCCCGGCGCGGTGCTGTTGCGCGCCGGGGAGGTCACCACCGGCCGCGAGCTCGCCCGCTCCCGGCGACCGGCGGTCCGCAAGGCCGTCCAGCTCGCCAGCGGGCCCGCCCGGCTGGCCGGGGTGCTCGGCATCACCCGCGAGCACAACGGCGTCGACCTCACGGACCCCGAATCCCCGATCCGGCTGTACAACGGCACGCCGGTCGGCGAGGACGACATCCGCAGCGGGCCACGCGTCGGCGTGGCCGCCGCGAAGGATCTGCCCTGGCGGACCTGGATTGACGGCTCCTCGGCGGTCAGCTCCTACCGGCGTGGCGGCCGTCGCCGCATCCAGGCCCGGACGTGA
- the tyrS gene encoding tyrosine--tRNA ligase produces the protein MSEHILDELTWRGLIAQSTDLDSMRRELDDGPLTLYAGFDPTGPSLHAGHLIPILTLRRFQQAGHRPVVLAGGATGLIGDPRDVGERNLHDENTVLEWTEKIRAQLATFVDFDDSPTGAIMENNAHWTADLPVTAYLRDIGKHFSINTMLARETVKRRLETDGMSYTEFSYMLLQANDYVQLYRRYGTRLQLGGSDQWGNIIAGVDLIRKQESVAAHALTLPLVTDSEGRKFGKSTGGGNVWLDATMTSPYAWYQYFVNAADADVAKYLRLFTFLDREEIEELARTTTERPQLRAGQRRLAEELTTLVHGADQTRKVIAASQALFGKGEITELDEATLDAAMAEVPIADIRLADGPTVVDLLVETGLAAGKGAARRTIKEGGAYVNNGKIADEEWSPSKDDLLHGRWLVIRRGKRHTAGVRVVH, from the coding sequence GTGAGTGAGCACATCCTTGACGAGCTGACCTGGCGCGGGCTGATCGCGCAATCCACCGACCTCGACTCGATGCGGCGGGAACTCGACGATGGACCGCTCACCCTGTATGCCGGTTTCGACCCGACCGGACCCAGCCTGCACGCCGGGCACCTGATCCCGATCCTGACCCTGCGCCGCTTCCAGCAGGCCGGACACCGGCCGGTGGTCCTCGCCGGCGGCGCCACCGGCCTGATCGGCGACCCGCGCGATGTCGGTGAGCGCAACCTGCACGACGAGAACACCGTGCTGGAGTGGACCGAGAAGATCCGTGCCCAATTGGCCACGTTCGTCGACTTCGACGACTCGCCGACCGGCGCGATCATGGAGAACAACGCGCACTGGACGGCCGATCTGCCGGTCACGGCTTACCTGCGGGACATCGGCAAGCACTTCTCGATCAACACGATGCTGGCCCGGGAGACCGTCAAGCGGCGGCTGGAAACCGACGGCATGTCCTACACCGAGTTCAGCTACATGCTGCTGCAGGCCAACGACTACGTGCAGCTGTACCGCAGGTATGGCACCCGGCTCCAGCTCGGCGGCTCCGACCAGTGGGGCAACATCATCGCGGGTGTCGACCTGATCCGGAAGCAGGAGTCGGTCGCGGCGCACGCGCTGACCCTGCCGCTCGTCACCGACTCGGAGGGCCGCAAGTTCGGCAAGTCCACCGGCGGCGGCAACGTCTGGCTGGACGCGACGATGACCTCGCCGTACGCCTGGTACCAGTACTTCGTCAATGCGGCCGACGCCGACGTCGCCAAGTACTTGCGGCTGTTCACCTTCCTCGACCGCGAGGAGATCGAAGAGCTGGCGCGGACCACGACGGAGCGACCCCAGCTGCGGGCCGGTCAGCGCAGGCTCGCCGAGGAACTGACCACGCTCGTGCACGGCGCGGACCAGACCCGCAAGGTCATCGCGGCAAGCCAGGCGCTGTTCGGCAAGGGCGAGATCACCGAACTTGACGAGGCCACCCTGGACGCCGCGATGGCCGAGGTGCCGATCGCGGACATCCGGCTCGCCGACGGCCCAACGGTGGTGGACCTGCTCGTCGAAACCGGTCTCGCGGCCGGCAAGGGCGCGGCGCGGCGCACCATCAAGGAGGGCGGCGCATACGTCAACAACGGCAAAATCGCTGATGAGGAGTGGTCGCCCAGCAAGGACGACCTGCTGCACGGCCGCTGGTTGGTAATTCGCCGTGGCAAGCGTCACACTGCGGGCGTTCGGGTCGTGCACTAG
- a CDS encoding arginine repressor, translated as MTTRVARQARIIELVTSMGIRSQTELAKLLAGDGIEVTQATLSRDLDELGAVKLRGADGGAAIYVIPEDGSPVRGVQGGTSRLSRLLGELLVGADGAGNLTVLRTPPGAAQFLASAIDRAALPEVVGSIAGDDTVMIVAREPLTGRQLAERFTDMADGGPQSEVDAEAARSTMEGDERTSKEQDDE; from the coding sequence ATGACGACCCGGGTCGCGCGGCAGGCACGCATCATCGAGCTGGTCACGTCGATGGGCATCCGCAGCCAGACCGAACTGGCCAAGCTGCTCGCCGGTGACGGCATCGAGGTCACCCAGGCGACGTTGTCCCGGGATCTCGACGAACTCGGTGCGGTCAAGCTGCGGGGCGCCGACGGCGGGGCGGCGATCTACGTCATCCCCGAGGACGGCAGCCCGGTCCGCGGCGTGCAGGGCGGCACCTCGCGGCTGAGCCGACTGCTCGGCGAACTGCTCGTCGGCGCCGACGGCGCGGGCAACCTGACCGTGCTGCGCACCCCGCCGGGCGCGGCCCAGTTCCTGGCCAGCGCCATCGACCGGGCCGCGCTGCCCGAGGTGGTCGGCTCCATCGCCGGCGACGACACGGTGATGATCGTCGCCCGCGAACCGCTCACCGGTCGGCAACTGGCCGAGCGGTTCACCGACATGGCCGACGGTGGACCGCAATCCGAAGTGGATGCCGAGGCAGCTCGGTCCACGATGGAAGGCGACGAACGGACATCGAAGGAGCAGGACGATGAGTGA
- the argF gene encoding ornithine carbamoyltransferase: MSRHFLRDDDLSPDEQNEVLDLADQLKADPLGSDALAGPKSIAVIFEKNSTRTRLSFEVGIAQLGGHPIVVDGRMMQLGREETIEDTSRVLSRYVDAVVWRTFAQARIDAMASVSRVPVVNALTDEFHPCQVLADLQTIRERHGKLAGLTLTYLGDGANNMAHSLMVGGVTAGMHVRIGAPEGFRPLAWVVEAAKKRAAETGGSVELFNTPDGAVEGSDVLVTDSWTSMGQETDGKDRISPFRPFQVNAGLLAATGKADTTVLHCLPAHRGMEITDEVIDGPASAVFDEAENRLHAQKALLAWLVRRR, encoded by the coding sequence ATGTCCCGGCACTTCCTCCGCGACGACGACCTCAGTCCCGACGAACAGAACGAGGTTCTCGACCTCGCCGACCAGCTCAAGGCCGACCCGTTGGGCTCCGACGCGCTGGCCGGACCCAAGTCGATCGCGGTGATCTTCGAGAAGAACTCCACCCGTACCCGGCTGTCCTTCGAGGTCGGCATCGCCCAACTCGGCGGCCATCCGATCGTCGTGGACGGGCGGATGATGCAGCTGGGCCGCGAGGAGACGATAGAGGACACCTCCCGGGTGCTCTCCCGCTACGTCGACGCGGTGGTCTGGCGGACCTTCGCGCAGGCCCGCATCGACGCCATGGCCTCGGTGTCGCGCGTGCCGGTGGTCAACGCGCTCACCGACGAGTTCCACCCCTGCCAGGTGCTCGCCGATCTGCAGACGATCCGGGAACGGCACGGCAAGCTCGCCGGGCTCACCCTGACCTATCTCGGCGACGGCGCGAACAACATGGCGCACTCGCTGATGGTCGGCGGCGTCACCGCCGGGATGCACGTCCGCATCGGCGCCCCGGAAGGGTTCCGGCCGCTGGCGTGGGTCGTGGAGGCGGCCAAGAAGCGCGCCGCCGAGACGGGCGGCTCGGTCGAGCTGTTCAACACCCCGGACGGCGCGGTCGAAGGCTCGGACGTGCTGGTCACCGACTCCTGGACCTCGATGGGGCAGGAGACCGACGGAAAAGACCGGATCAGCCCGTTCCGGCCGTTCCAGGTCAACGCCGGACTGCTGGCCGCCACCGGCAAGGCCGACACCACCGTGCTGCACTGCCTGCCCGCACACCGCGGCATGGAGATCACCGACGAGGTCATCGACGGACCGGCCAGCGCCGTGTTCGACGAGGCCGAAAACCGCCTGCACGCGCAGAAAGCGTTGCTGGCGTGGCTGGTGCGACGGCGATGA
- a CDS encoding argininosuccinate synthase, which produces MSERVVLAYSGGLDTSVAIGWIAEETGAEVVAVAVDVGQGGEDLEMVRRRALECGAVEAVVADARDEFADQYCLPALQANALYMDRYPLVSAISRPLIVKHLADAAKKFGADTVSHGCTGKGNDQVRFEVGIGALAPDLKVIAPVRDFAWTREKAIAWAEDRKLPIDVSKKSPYSIDQNVWGRAVETGFLEDIWNAPIEDVYSYTQDPAEPRDADEVVITFDQGVPVAIDGETVTVLQAIQELNRRAGAQGIGRLDMVEDRLVGIKSREIYEAPGAIALITAHQELEDVTLERDLARFKRTVSQRWGELVYDGLWFSPLKEALDAFIADSQQHVSGEIRMVLHGGRAVVNGRRSEDSLYDFNLATYDEGDSFDQRLAKGFVQLWGLPSKIAARRDQRP; this is translated from the coding sequence ATGAGTGAGCGGGTCGTGCTGGCCTACTCCGGTGGCCTGGACACATCCGTGGCCATCGGGTGGATCGCGGAGGAGACCGGAGCCGAGGTCGTGGCGGTGGCCGTCGACGTCGGCCAGGGCGGCGAGGACCTGGAGATGGTCCGCAGGCGGGCCCTGGAATGCGGCGCGGTCGAGGCCGTCGTCGCCGACGCCCGCGACGAGTTCGCCGATCAGTACTGCCTGCCCGCACTGCAGGCCAACGCGCTGTACATGGACCGCTACCCGCTGGTCTCGGCGATCTCCCGGCCGCTGATCGTCAAGCACCTCGCCGACGCCGCCAAGAAGTTCGGCGCCGACACCGTCTCTCACGGCTGCACCGGCAAGGGCAACGACCAGGTCCGCTTCGAGGTCGGCATCGGCGCGCTCGCGCCCGACCTGAAGGTCATCGCGCCGGTCCGGGACTTCGCCTGGACGCGGGAGAAGGCCATTGCCTGGGCCGAGGACCGCAAGCTGCCGATCGACGTGAGCAAGAAGTCGCCTTACTCGATCGACCAAAACGTCTGGGGCCGGGCCGTGGAGACCGGGTTCCTGGAGGACATCTGGAACGCCCCGATCGAGGACGTCTACTCCTACACCCAGGACCCGGCCGAGCCGCGCGACGCCGACGAGGTCGTCATCACCTTCGACCAGGGCGTCCCGGTGGCCATCGACGGCGAGACCGTCACCGTGCTGCAGGCCATCCAGGAACTCAACCGGCGCGCCGGCGCCCAGGGCATCGGCCGCCTAGACATGGTCGAAGACCGGCTGGTCGGCATCAAGAGCCGCGAGATCTACGAGGCGCCGGGCGCGATCGCGCTGATCACCGCGCACCAGGAGCTGGAGGACGTAACCCTGGAGCGCGACCTGGCCCGGTTCAAGCGGACGGTGTCGCAGCGCTGGGGCGAGCTGGTCTACGACGGCCTGTGGTTCTCCCCGCTGAAGGAGGCGCTGGACGCCTTCATCGCCGATTCGCAGCAGCACGTCAGCGGCGAAATCCGGATGGTCCTGCACGGCGGCCGCGCAGTGGTCAACGGTCGGCGCAGCGAGGATTCGCTGTACGACTTCAACCTCGCGACCTACGACGAGGGCGATTCGTTCGACCAGCGCCTGGCCAAGGGCTTCGTCCAGCTGTGGGGCCTGCCCAGCAAGATCGCCGCCAGGCGCGACCAGCGCCCCTGA